The Apus apus isolate bApuApu2 chromosome 20, bApuApu2.pri.cur, whole genome shotgun sequence genome includes a region encoding these proteins:
- the LOC127392949 gene encoding natriuretic peptides A-like, translating into MQLLGLCCGASLLLLLLPWAAPQPAGSKHGAELQSLQDLLEALGQLWEEEGEPGLEEEPGAGAEDGDSEWDLPAPSPPQPAEGQSQWRSLLSSYRRRHFSSCFGTRMERIGAQTGLGCNQYQGRVWRRRRS; encoded by the exons ATGCAGCTCCTGGGTCTGTGCTGCGGAGCCtcgctgctcctgctgctcctgccatgggcagccccgcagccggCTGGCAGCAAGCACGGAGCGGAGCTGCAGTCCCTGCAG GACCTGTTGGAGGcgctggggcagctctgggaggaggaaggggaaccGGGCTTGGAAGAGGAGCCGGGGGCCGGGGCTGAGGATGGCGACTCCGAGTGGGACCTCCCGGcgcccagccctccccagccgGCGGAGGGGCAGAGCCAGTGGAGGAGCCTCCTCTCCTCCTACAGACGGAGGCATTTCTCCAGCTGCTTCGGGACGAGGATGGAGAGAATCGGCGCGCAGACGGGGCTGGGATGCAACCAGTACCAAGGCC GTGTCTGGAGGAGACGGAGAAGCTGA
- the LOC127392928 gene encoding C-type natriuretic peptide 1-like, producing the protein MKMNLKLLSCPGFLLLLIVSQNQARARPISSLQNLFKLLDEDLEHPLVSEERDHEQDDMIPTGAFDQQEAEFQWTRHPRDQPESMSMGDGPIQRFFSDLSLPRRYRGRSKKGLSRGCFGVKLDRIGALSGLGC; encoded by the exons ATGAAGATGAACCTGAAACTTCTTTCTTGCCCTGGATTCCTTCTGCTGCTTATTGTCAGTCAAAACCAGGCAAGGGCCAGGCCCATTTCCAGCTTACAG aATCTGTTCAAACTGCTCGATGAGGACCTGGAGCATCCCCTGGTTTCAGAAGAGAGGGACCATGAGCAAGATGACATGATCCCAACAGGTGCCTTTGATCAGCAAGAAGCTGAATTCCAGTGGACCCGACACCCAAGAGACCAGCCTGAGAGCATGTCCATGGGTGATGGTCCTATCCAGAGGTTCTTCAGCGACCTAAGTTTACCCCGAAGATATCGAGGCAGAAGCAAAAAGGGCCTCTCCAGGGGCTGCTTTGGTGTCAAGCTGGACAGAATTGGGGCACTGAGTGGACTGGGATGCTAA
- the LOC127392856 gene encoding natriuretic peptides A, which produces MDTKGSFFCGFLLLLLIQLHSSRANPIYSLSPAKELASMEALLERLEDKFAMIEALESNPDLQEPKTQEEISPELTGDSDDQKAETRLAPSTSLSYRDPFLKRLRGLQMPRMMRDSGCFGRRIDRIGSLSGMGCNGYRKH; this is translated from the exons ATGGACACTAAAGGCTCATTTTTCTGTGGcttcctcttgctgctgctcatcCAACTCCATTCCAGCAGAGCCAACCCTATCTACAGCCTCAGCCCTGCCAAAGAACTGGCCAGCATGGAG GCTCTGCTGGAGAGACTGGAAGATAAGTTTGCGATGATTGAAGCCCTGGAATCGAATCCTGACCTGCAAGAACCCAAAACGCAGGAGGAGATCTCACCAGAACTCACAGGAGACAGTGATGACCAGAAGGCCGAAACCAGACTAGCACCCAGCACCTCTCTGTCCTACAGGGACCCCTTCCTCAAGAGGCTGAGGGGGCTGCAGATGCCCAGGATGATGAGAGATTCTGGCTGCTTCGGGAGGAGAATTGATAGGATTGGCTCCCTGAGTGGAATGGGTTGCAACG GTTACAGGAAGCACTAG